One window of the Candidatus Wolbachia massiliensis genome contains the following:
- the putA gene encoding bifunctional proline dehydrogenase/L-glutamate gamma-semialdehyde dehydrogenase PutA encodes MISSIQEPNELRKRLQGFYRTDEKSYVRYLIEKVELSADSKNRIYNIAKQVVEKIKGNKLDIIDSFIQQYSLSNDEGIALMCLAESLLRIPDDYTIDELIKDKIANQEWSKHLGRSSSLFVNASTWSLMIGSSILRSNGEDSKFYHVISRLLKNLGEPIIRKAVKQAMLTLGKHFIAGESMEEALENIRSDDHSKFLCSFSMLGEAAHTAEDAEEYFNSYMHSIKAIGESTDTNDCFKSHGVSIKLSSLHPRYEFSQFGNIAEELRTKVLELCHEAKKYNISLCIDAEESERLEMSLVLFEQLRLDESLSHWEGLGLTVQAYQKRALSVLDFVEDVAIRSKHKIMVRLVKGAYWDSEIKRTQELGLSGYPVFTRKSYTDVCYLACAQKLLSKASHFYPCFGTHNAYTFATIIELADKNHPGFEFQRLHGMGKNLYDYAMSELATNISCRIYAPVGKHSDLLPYLIRRLLENGANSSFVNQINGSDVKIEELVSDPLEKAKSLEYEPHSRIPLPQDILGEERKNSLGMDISDSVTISQYANDIKELSEKKWQVGPIIDGESLFDNAEFAEVVNPAHLENVIGEVSNTTSDQALNALEIAHSAFIKWQNVPAEERAKHLEKAADLLEERMKELIYILIVEAGKILSDAIAEVREAVDFLRYYAAIAKNELNNWKKLPGPTGEDNFIFFEGRGVFLCISPWNFPLAIFIGQVSAALAAGNAVLAKPAEQTPIIAYEAVKILHEAGIPKNVLHLIPGNGRHLGKTLVPDNRISGIAFTGSTQTAQIINRMLASRDGPIVPLIAETGGLNAMIVDSSALLEQVTADVLLSAFRSSGQRCSALRVLFIQEDIAEKQIKMICDAAQELKVGDPVQLSTNIGPIIDKASIGTLVKHTEKMSGDKDSSLLFKVPMDTNSHNGHFFPPYIYEIQKISQLKQEVFGPILHIIRFNKSQLDEVISDINNTGYGLTFSLQSRIQSQIDLISKKISVGNVYINRNQIGAAVGTQPFGGRGLSGTGPKAGGPHYLQRFSTEKVVSVNTTAFGGNTTLICLD; translated from the coding sequence ATGATTAGCTCTATACAAGAACCTAATGAATTGAGAAAACGTTTACAGGGATTTTATCGTACTGATGAAAAAAGCTATGTGCGTTATCTCATAGAAAAAGTAGAACTTTCAGCTGACTCAAAAAATAGAATTTATAATATTGCAAAACAAGTTGTTGAAAAAATTAAAGGCAACAAATTAGATATCATAGATTCTTTTATACAACAATATTCGCTTTCCAACGACGAAGGAATAGCGCTGATGTGTCTCGCTGAATCACTACTTAGAATACCAGATGATTATACAATAGACGAGCTAATCAAGGATAAAATTGCCAATCAAGAATGGAGTAAACACTTAGGGCGTTCCTCTTCATTGTTTGTTAATGCTTCCACATGGAGTTTAATGATAGGGAGCAGTATATTAAGAAGCAATGGAGAAGATTCGAAGTTCTATCACGTAATTTCCAGATTACTTAAAAATTTAGGAGAGCCGATAATCCGCAAAGCAGTGAAGCAAGCAATGTTAACGCTTGGTAAGCACTTTATTGCTGGGGAAAGTATGGAAGAAGCACTGGAAAATATAAGATCGGATGACCATAGCAAATTCTTGTGCTCTTTTAGTATGCTTGGTGAAGCTGCTCACACAGCCGAGGATGCAGAAGAATATTTTAATTCATACATGCATTCAATAAAAGCCATAGGTGAATCCACTGACACAAATGATTGCTTTAAGTCGCATGGAGTTTCGATTAAGTTGTCTTCATTGCATCCACGTTATGAGTTTAGCCAATTTGGTAATATAGCTGAAGAGTTGAGAACTAAGGTGCTAGAACTTTGCCATGAGGCAAAAAAATATAACATTTCATTATGTATAGATGCTGAAGAGTCAGAAAGACTTGAGATGTCATTAGTTTTATTCGAGCAATTGCGTCTTGATGAGTCACTTTCTCACTGGGAAGGGCTTGGCTTGACTGTGCAGGCGTACCAAAAACGTGCTTTGTCTGTTCTTGATTTTGTTGAAGATGTTGCTATTCGGTCAAAACATAAAATTATGGTGAGACTTGTGAAAGGAGCATATTGGGACTCAGAAATCAAACGTACACAAGAGTTAGGGTTAAGTGGCTACCCAGTATTTACTAGAAAAAGCTACACAGACGTATGTTATCTTGCCTGCGCGCAGAAACTTTTGAGCAAGGCAAGTCACTTTTATCCATGTTTTGGAACTCATAATGCTTATACTTTTGCTACTATAATAGAACTTGCTGATAAAAACCATCCTGGGTTTGAGTTTCAGCGCTTACACGGAATGGGTAAAAATTTATATGACTATGCAATGTCAGAACTTGCAACAAATATCAGCTGTCGTATATATGCACCAGTTGGTAAACATAGTGATTTATTACCATATCTTATTAGACGTCTTCTTGAAAATGGAGCTAATAGTTCGTTTGTCAATCAAATAAATGGCTCGGATGTTAAAATTGAAGAGTTAGTTTCAGATCCATTGGAAAAAGCTAAAAGCTTGGAGTACGAGCCTCATTCACGCATTCCTTTGCCACAAGATATCTTGGGAGAAGAAAGGAAAAATTCCTTGGGAATGGATATTAGCGATTCAGTTACAATTTCACAATACGCAAATGATATAAAAGAATTGAGTGAAAAGAAATGGCAGGTTGGGCCAATAATTGATGGAGAGTCACTGTTTGATAATGCTGAATTTGCTGAAGTAGTGAATCCTGCACATTTAGAAAACGTAATTGGAGAAGTGTCGAACACAACGAGCGATCAGGCTTTAAACGCTCTTGAAATAGCACATAGTGCTTTTATAAAATGGCAGAATGTTCCAGCAGAAGAGCGTGCTAAGCACCTCGAAAAAGCCGCAGATTTGCTCGAAGAAAGGATGAAAGAATTGATCTATATTCTGATCGTGGAAGCAGGAAAAATTCTATCCGATGCAATAGCAGAAGTAAGGGAGGCAGTTGACTTTTTGCGTTATTACGCGGCAATAGCAAAAAATGAACTGAATAACTGGAAAAAATTGCCAGGCCCAACAGGTGAAGATAATTTCATCTTTTTTGAAGGCAGAGGAGTTTTCCTATGCATATCACCATGGAATTTTCCACTTGCTATCTTCATCGGGCAGGTTTCAGCTGCACTTGCAGCGGGTAATGCAGTGTTGGCAAAACCAGCAGAGCAAACACCGATTATTGCTTATGAAGCCGTTAAGATACTACACGAAGCTGGAATACCAAAAAATGTACTGCACCTTATTCCAGGGAATGGCCGGCATTTAGGTAAAACATTAGTGCCAGATAATAGAATCTCCGGTATAGCTTTTACTGGTTCGACACAAACCGCTCAAATAATTAATAGAATGCTTGCTAGCAGAGATGGTCCTATTGTGCCACTTATCGCTGAAACTGGCGGGTTAAATGCTATGATCGTTGACAGCTCTGCTCTCTTAGAGCAAGTGACTGCAGATGTTTTACTCTCCGCATTTCGAAGTAGTGGCCAACGTTGTTCTGCGCTTAGAGTGTTATTTATCCAGGAAGATATAGCAGAAAAACAAATAAAAATGATATGCGATGCGGCTCAAGAATTAAAGGTTGGCGATCCAGTACAACTTAGCACGAATATTGGTCCAATAATTGACAAAGCATCCATTGGTACGCTTGTTAAACATACGGAGAAAATGTCAGGGGATAAAGATTCAAGTCTTCTATTTAAGGTACCTATGGACACAAATTCTCATAATGGTCATTTCTTTCCTCCATATATTTATGAGATACAAAAAATTTCACAATTAAAGCAAGAGGTGTTTGGTCCTATTTTACATATCATACGTTTTAATAAATCACAATTAGATGAAGTCATAAGTGATATAAACAATACAGGATACGGGCTTACGTTCTCCTTACAAAGCCGCATACAAAGTCAAATCGATTTAATAAGCAAAAAAATATCTGTTGGAAATGTGTATATCAATCGCAATCAAATAGGTGCAGCAGTTGGCACACAACCATTTGGTGGTAGGGGACTATCTGGTACTGGACCAAAAGCTGGTGGTCCTCATTATTTACAGCGTTTTTCTACAGAAAAGGTTGTAAGTGTC